The genomic segment CCTCAAAAATTCCGAGACATGGAAGGATATTGCAAAGACCGGGCAAGGTTATAATGAGAAATATAGCTTTATCCAGGAAGTGATAGACAAGCAAAACTCCTCGGAAAAGAAGAGAAACTATATTCTGGAAGGATATTTGTTCCCGGATACCTATGAGTTCTATCTCTCCTCCTCCGAGACGCAGATCATCGATCGGCTGATTGCGCAGTTCGACCGCGTATTTACAGAGGAATATCGTGCCCGCGCGCAAGAACTGGGCATGAGCATAGACGACGTGGTAACACTCGCCTCGATCATCGAAAAAGAGGCAAAGACAGACGATTTCAAGAAGGTCTCCGCTGTGTTCCATAACCGGCTGAATTCGGATATGCCTCTGCAATCCTGCGCAACGCACCAGTATTTCATGCCGGTGAAGAAGATCGCATATAACAGCGAAGAACTGCAAGTGGATTCGCCGTATAACACTTATCTATACGGCGGCCTTCCTGCCGGGCCCATCTGCAACCCCGGCAAGGCCGCGATTGAAGCAGCGCTTTACCCGGATGAGGCCTATCTCAACGGCGGCTATCTGTATTTCTGCCTGGGCGATCCGAACACAGGCGAAACTGTTTTCGCACAGACGTATGAAGAGCATCTGAGAAATCAGGCGAAATACAAACCGCTGTGGGATGCTTACGATAAAGAGCACGCTTCCTAGGCAGGAGAGGGTATGAAAAAGAAAGTGGAACTGCTGGCGCCTGCCGGAAATATGGAATGCCTCAAAACTGCGCTTTATTTCGGTGCAGATGCGGTTTACCTGGCAGGGAAGCAATATGGCCTTCGGGCTTTTGCCGCCAATTTTACCCAGGAAGAGCTGGGCGAGGCCGTGCGCCTTGCCCATTCTCTTAAAAAACGGGTTTATCTAACGCTGAATGCGCTTTTCCGCAATCAGGATTTTGAAGGGTTTCCAGATTATCTTTTGCGGATCAAAGAGATGGGCATCGATGCCGTCATTGTATCCGATCCGGGCGTCATGCAATGCTGCCTGGAGGCCGGGCTGGAAGTGCACCTGAGCACGCAGGCCAGCACGCTCAATGCCCAAAGCGCCGCTTTCTGGCATAGGCAGGGCGTCAAACGCATCGTCCTTGCCCGGGAAATAACGCTGGCAGAGGCCGCCGAGATCGCGCAAAATGCGCCGGATGGCCTGGAGCTGGAAGCTTTTATTCACGGTGCCATGTGCATCGCTTATTCCGGGCGCTGCCTGCTTTCCTCTGTTTTGACGGGCCGAAGCGGCAACAAGGGGGAGTGCGCGCAGCCCTGCCGCTGGCGGTATACCATCCATGAGGCTGGGTATCCTGAGGAGTATTTTCCCATTGGGGAAGATGAAAACGGGGCTTATCTGCTCAATTCAAAAGATCTGATGATGATCGAGCATTTGCCCGCGCTCATAGAATCCGGGATCGCCTCGTTTAAAATTGAGGGCCGCATGAAATCTGCCTATTATGTGGGTTGTGTGGTGGGCGCATACCGCAAAGCTATCGATGCCTATCTGGCAGATCCCGAGCATTATGCGCTGGATCAGGCGCTGGTGCAGGAGCTGTATGATTCTGCAACCCGGCGCTTTACGACGGGCTTTTACTTTGGCAACCCGTCAGGGGAAGGGCAGGATATCTCCCGCAGTCCCGTGCCGCGGCGGTATGGTTTTTGCGGCATTGCCCTGGAAAGTTCGCGTGAAGACGGGCTCGTCCTCATCGAACAGCGCAATAAGTTCAGCGTGGGGGATACCATCGATATCCTTTCGCCCAATCTGCCGCCCACACAGTTTACGCTGGAGAAAATATGGGATGAGCAGATGCAGGAGCAGCCTGCCGCGCCGCACCCCCAGCAGCGCATCTATATCGTTTGCCCTGTTCCGCTGGCAAAAGGGGATTTGCTCCGAAGAAAGCTGGACTAACAAATTTCCTAAAATTTCGTCATATAAATAACCAACACTATGGAAGGTTGGTTATTTTTTATGCACATTTTTGAGTTTCTCCGCGAAATTTTCTTCTATTCCGGGTATTTTGGAAGCAACACGAAAAGCTTTCCCAAGCCGCTGGAGCGGGAAGAGGAAAGGAAATATATCGCCCTCTATATGCAGGGGGATGAGCATGCGAGGGAGGTGCTCATCGAGCATAACCTGAGGCTTGTCGCGCATATTGCAAAAAAATTTGCCGCCAGCAATACCTCCAATATTGAGGATTATATCTCCATCGGAACGATTGGGCTCATCAAAGGCGTCAATACCTTTCGCATAGAGAAGGGAAGCCAGCTGGCGACGTATATCGCAAGGTGCATTGAAAACGAAATTTTGATGTATCTGAGAGCGGGCAAAAAAAACTCTGCCGAAGTTTTCCTGGCAGAATCCATCGGGGAGGACAAAGAGGGAAACACGCTTTCGCTCATCGATATTCTCGGCGCAGATGAAAACAGCGTGGATGAACAGGTCGAGATCAAGATGGAGACCGAGAAATTGAAGGGGATTCTGGAAAAGGTGCTGACAAAGCGGGAGCTTTTGGTCATAGAGCTGCGCTATGGCCTTGGCGGCGCGCAGATTTTGCCCCAAAGGGAGATCGCTAAGCGGCTTGGGATCTCCCGCTCCTATGTCTCCCGGATTGAAAAAAAGGCACTGGGAAAGCTGAACCGCGAGCTGAATAAAAAGCGCTGACAGAGGCTGAAAAATATGCTATAATCTTTCTATCAAAAAGAGAGGTCTTAGCATGGATAACACAATCAAAACCCAGATGCTGCAAAAATATAAAGAGGAGTTCTGCGATCTGTTGCGCTCGACCCAGCGCGATGGCATTGAGGACCTCATTGCCTGGCTGGAAAACGAGACGGATTTTTTCATCGCCCCTGCCAGCGCCAAGCGGCACGGCTCTTATGAGGGCGGGCTTCTCATCCACAGCCTGTCTGTCTACCGCATTCTCAATAATTTTGCAAAGAATCTTTCAGGCGTGGAGAAAAACTCTCTGGTGATCGCAGGGCTTTTGCACGATCTCTGCAAGGTAAATTTCTATACAAAGGGCGTCCGCAACGTGAAGATCCCGGG from the Christensenellaceae bacterium 44-20 genome contains:
- the mltG gene encoding endolytic transglycosylase MltG: MRPLSSVLIGLLVVVLVSLIGFRYAVNHYFSPVDENSTQEIEVIIERNESLSKISKKLEEAGVIRNHTAFKYYVDFSDMSSKLLAGKFTLSPSMSFDDIISILKRPSAAADTTRMTFAEGITIEGYGKLLEKENILKNSETWKDIAKTGQGYNEKYSFIQEVIDKQNSSEKKRNYILEGYLFPDTYEFYLSSSETQIIDRLIAQFDRVFTEEYRARAQELGMSIDDVVTLASIIEKEAKTDDFKKVSAVFHNRLNSDMPLQSCATHQYFMPVKKIAYNSEELQVDSPYNTYLYGGLPAGPICNPGKAAIEAALYPDEAYLNGGYLYFCLGDPNTGETVFAQTYEEHLRNQAKYKPLWDAYDKEHAS
- a CDS encoding U32 family peptidase, with protein sequence MKKKVELLAPAGNMECLKTALYFGADAVYLAGKQYGLRAFAANFTQEELGEAVRLAHSLKKRVYLTLNALFRNQDFEGFPDYLLRIKEMGIDAVIVSDPGVMQCCLEAGLEVHLSTQASTLNAQSAAFWHRQGVKRIVLAREITLAEAAEIAQNAPDGLELEAFIHGAMCIAYSGRCLLSSVLTGRSGNKGECAQPCRWRYTIHEAGYPEEYFPIGEDENGAYLLNSKDLMMIEHLPALIESGIASFKIEGRMKSAYYVGCVVGAYRKAIDAYLADPEHYALDQALVQELYDSATRRFTTGFYFGNPSGEGQDISRSPVPRRYGFCGIALESSREDGLVLIEQRNKFSVGDTIDILSPNLPPTQFTLEKIWDEQMQEQPAAPHPQQRIYIVCPVPLAKGDLLRRKLD
- the sigK gene encoding RNA polymerase sporulation sigma factor SigK, translated to MHIFEFLREIFFYSGYFGSNTKSFPKPLEREEERKYIALYMQGDEHAREVLIEHNLRLVAHIAKKFAASNTSNIEDYISIGTIGLIKGVNTFRIEKGSQLATYIARCIENEILMYLRAGKKNSAEVFLAESIGEDKEGNTLSLIDILGADENSVDEQVEIKMETEKLKGILEKVLTKRELLVIELRYGLGGAQILPQREIAKRLGISRSYVSRIEKKALGKLNRELNKKR
- a CDS encoding HD domain-containing protein, whose translation is MDNTIKTQMLQKYKEEFCDLLRSTQRDGIEDLIAWLENETDFFIAPASAKRHGSYEGGLLIHSLSVYRILNNFAKNLSGVEKNSLVIAGLLHDLCKVNFYTKGVRNVKIPGERRWEEVEVYTIEDSLPLGHGEKSVYLAMKHIQLTGEEAMAIRWHMGGYDDAARAYAGGMAQSNAFDKYPMAAAVAIADMYDTYIIDNR